GATGGAGAAGTTCCAGGAAGAACTGAAGGAACTGGAAGAAAACAAGGGCGGTACTTCCAGGGAGATCCAGGAGAAGGAGGAAAAGATCCAGGATCTGAGACAGACCATCGAGAATTCCGGAGAATTGTTCCAGGAGATCCAGGCAGAGATCGAGAAATACAAGAACCAGCGGGAGGAACTGACCAGGAAGCACCGGTCCTTCCTCCAGAAGCGGGAAGAGCTGTCCGGCCACATGGCAGAGCTGGACAAAGAGGTGTTCCGTCTGGAGAACCAGAAGGAATCTTACGAGGAGGCTTCCCAGAAGCAGTATGATTATATGTGGGAAGAGTATGAGCTTACCTACAACCGGGCGCTGGAGCTGCGGGACGGCAATCTTACGGACCTGGCCAAGATGAAGCGGCGGATCCAGGAACTGAAGAACGAGATCCGGGGATTGGGCAATGTGAATGTCAACGCCATCGAGGATTACAAGAATCTGTATGAGCGCTATGATTTCCTGAAGAAGCAGCACGACGACCTGGTGGAGGCGGAAGCTACGCTGGTGCAGATCATTGAGGAGCTGGACGCTGCCATGCGCAAGCAGTTCCAGGAGCAGTTTGCCCGGATCTCCCAGGAGTTCGACCAGGTTTTCAAAGAGTTGTTCGGCGGAGGAAAGGGAACGCTGGAGCTGATGGAGGACGAAGATATCCTGGAGGCAGGGATCCGGATCATCGCCCAGCCGCCGGGCAAGAAGCTGCAGAATATGATGCAGCTTTCCGGAGGAGAGAAGGCTCTCACAGCCATTGCATTGTTGTTCGCCATCCAGAATCTGAAGCCTTCGCCCTTCTGTCTGCTGGACGAGATCGAGGCTGCGCTGGACGACAACAATGTGGTCCGCTTTGCCAAGTATCTTCATAAGCTGACCAAGAACACCCAGTTTATCGTGATCACCCACCGGAGGGGAACCATGACGGCGGCGGACCGGCTGTATGGGATCACCATGCAGGAGAAGGGGGTATCTACCCTGGTATCCGTCAGCCTTCTGGAAGGAGAACTGGACAAATAGATTTTATTGAGAAAGGAGTGCAGGATGGCAGAGGAAAAGAAAGGATTTTTCCAAAGACTGGCAGATGGACTCAGCAAGACCAGAGATAACATCGTATCCGGCATGGACAGCATTTTCAATGGATTTTCCCATATTGACGAAGACTTCTACGAGGAGCTGGAAGAAGTCCTGATTATGGGGGATCTTGGGGTGCAGGCCACGGAGAATATCCTGGATGATCTGAGAGAAAAGGTAAAAGAACAGCATATCAAGGAGCCTGCTGATTGCCGGGAGCTTCTCATCGAGAGTATCCGGGAGCAGATGGATGTGGGAGAGACGGCGTATCAGTTTGAGACCCAGACCTCCGCGGTCATGGTGATCGGCGTCAACGGCGTGGGCAAGACTACCACCCTTGGCAAGCTGGCCGGGAAACTGAAGGCCCAGGGCAAGAAGGTGGTTCTGGCGGCGGCGGATACCTTCCGGGCCGCGGCGGGAGAGCAGCTGAAGGAATGGGCCGGAAGAGCGCAGGCAGAACTGATCGGCGGCCAGGAGGGAGCGGATCCCGCTTCGGTGGTCTATGATGCGGTGGCGGCGGCCAAAGCCCGCCATGCGGATGTGCTTCTCATTGACACTGCCGGACGGCTTCACAATAAGAAGAACCTGATGGAAGAACTGAAGAAAATGAACCGGATCATTGACCGGGAGTACCCGGAAGCATTTCGCGAAACGTTAGTAGTACTGGATGCAACTACTGGCCAGAACGCCCTTCAGCAGGCCAGGGAATTCAGTGAAGTGGCGGATATCACCGGTATTATCCTTACCAAGATGGACGGGACGGCCAAGGGAGGGATCGCAGTGGCGATCCAGGCGGAACTTGGGATCCCGGTAAAATATATCGGCGTTGGAGAGACCATTGACGACCTGCAGAAATTTGATGCGGATGCCTTTGTGAACGCATTGTTTTCTGTGGGGACAGAGAGTGAGTAAAAAATACGAAGAGGAGGATGAAAGGATGTTGACACTGGAGAAATTTGAACAGGCAAGCGAGATCGTGAAGGATGTGACCCTTCCCACTAAGCTGGTCTACAGTGAATATCTGAGCCAGCAGAGCGGCGGGCGGATTTATCTGAAGCCGGAGAACATGCAGAAGACCGGCGCGTATAAAGTGCGGGGCGCCTACTATAAGATAAGTACCATGTCAGAGGAAGAAAGGGCCAAAGGGCTGGTGACGGCTTCCGCCGGGAACCATGCCCAGGGCGTGGCATTTGCGGCCCAGAAGTTCGGGTGTAAGGCAACCATCGTTATGCCGACGGTCACCCCCCTTATCAAAGTCAACCGGACCAAGAATTACGGAGCGGAAGTGGTGCTCCACGGGGATGTCTATGATGATTCCTGCGCTTATGCGCTGAAGCTTGCGGAGGAGACCGGTGCCACATTTGTTCATCCCTTTGATGATCTGGATATTGCCACCGGCCAGGGAACCATCGCCATGGAGATCGTACAGGAGCTTCCCACTGTGGATTATATCCTGGCGCCCATCGGTGGAGGCGGACTGGTGACAGGGATCTCTACTCTGGCGAAGATGTTGAATCCCAAGATCCAGGTGATCGGCGTGGAGCCGGCTGCTGCTGCCAGTATGACCGCGGCCTTCCAGGCAGGAGAGCCGGTAGCTCTGGACAGCGCAGATACCATCGCCGACGGTACTGCGGTAAAGAAGGTGGGAGAGAAGATCTTCCCGTATGCGAAGGAAAATATCGACCGGATCCTGACAGTGCAGGACGACGAACTGATCGGCGCATTTCTGGATATGGTAGAAAACCACAAGATGATCGTGGAAAATTCCGGTCTTCTGACGGTGGCTGCGCTGAAGCAGCTGGACCTGAAGGGCAAAAAGGCAGTAGCAGTCTTAAGCGGTGGAAATATGGATATCATCACCATGTCCTCCGTGGTACAGCATGGCCTGATCCAGCGCGACCGGATCTTCTCTGTGTCCGTGCTGCTGCCGGATAAGCCAGGCGAGCTGGTGCGCACAGCCAAGACCGTGGCGGATGCCCAGGGCAACGTTATCAAGCTGGAGCACAACCAGTTTGTCAGCACAAACCGGAATGCGGCGGTAGAGCTGAGGCTTACCATCGAGGCCTTCGGAACCGAGCATAAGCACGAAATCATGCAGGCGCTGGAAGATGAAGGCTTGCGGCCGAGAGAGATCGGAGCAAAATTGTATTAATTTTATAAGAGGACGTAGCCTTTTTAAACTTTGCTACGTCCTAAATTGCAAAATGCGGTGTACCCAAATGGCGAGTTGTTGGAGTTGTTTGAATTGTCAATCCTTCATCTCGCCATTTTTCTATGTGGAGGGATAAAACTTTCGAAGTTTTCTGGAATATCTATACAAAATCGTTGCGAATTATTTTTGGCAGGTATTGACAGGAAATGTATAATTGTATACAATTATACGAAGAAACAATTCGAAGAGGTGAAAGTTATCATGGAAGACAGGAAGGTATATCTGGACAAGCATACGAATCTTTTGCAGCTGGAGGAGCACATGTATCCGCTGGTGGATGTGGAAAAGCCAAATGTGTTCCGCAATCTGTTTCATTATGATGAGATTCCGAAGATCGCGTTCAACGACAGGATCGTGCCACACTGCATGCCGGATGAGATCTGGATCACGGATAC
This window of the Massilistercora timonensis genome carries:
- the ftsY gene encoding signal recognition particle-docking protein FtsY — translated: MAEEKKGFFQRLADGLSKTRDNIVSGMDSIFNGFSHIDEDFYEELEEVLIMGDLGVQATENILDDLREKVKEQHIKEPADCRELLIESIREQMDVGETAYQFETQTSAVMVIGVNGVGKTTTLGKLAGKLKAQGKKVVLAAADTFRAAAGEQLKEWAGRAQAELIGGQEGADPASVVYDAVAAAKARHADVLLIDTAGRLHNKKNLMEELKKMNRIIDREYPEAFRETLVVLDATTGQNALQQAREFSEVADITGIILTKMDGTAKGGIAVAIQAELGIPVKYIGVGETIDDLQKFDADAFVNALFSVGTESE
- the ilvA gene encoding threonine ammonia-lyase translates to MLTLEKFEQASEIVKDVTLPTKLVYSEYLSQQSGGRIYLKPENMQKTGAYKVRGAYYKISTMSEEERAKGLVTASAGNHAQGVAFAAQKFGCKATIVMPTVTPLIKVNRTKNYGAEVVLHGDVYDDSCAYALKLAEETGATFVHPFDDLDIATGQGTIAMEIVQELPTVDYILAPIGGGGLVTGISTLAKMLNPKIQVIGVEPAAAASMTAAFQAGEPVALDSADTIADGTAVKKVGEKIFPYAKENIDRILTVQDDELIGAFLDMVENHKMIVENSGLLTVAALKQLDLKGKKAVAVLSGGNMDIITMSSVVQHGLIQRDRIFSVSVLLPDKPGELVRTAKTVADAQGNVIKLEHNQFVSTNRNAAVELRLTIEAFGTEHKHEIMQALEDEGLRPREIGAKLY